A region from the Cryptosporangium arvum DSM 44712 genome encodes:
- a CDS encoding DUF2516 family protein — translation MGGWVGQVIQVINLVVLVVSLGLEAWAFVHALMQKAEAFPAVETLQKGVWLALIGGTMLASLLFFAFGMLFAMIALIAALVYLLDVRPRIREISGGGSRW, via the coding sequence GTGGGTGGATGGGTAGGCCAAGTCATCCAGGTCATCAATTTGGTGGTCCTGGTAGTCAGCCTCGGTCTCGAGGCTTGGGCGTTCGTGCATGCGCTGATGCAGAAAGCAGAGGCGTTCCCGGCCGTCGAGACGCTTCAGAAAGGTGTCTGGCTGGCGCTGATCGGCGGCACGATGCTCGCGTCCCTGCTGTTCTTCGCCTTCGGCATGCTCTTCGCGATGATCGCGTTGATCGCCGCCCTCGTGTACCTGCTCGACGTCCGGCCGCGTATCCGCGAGATCAGCGGGGGCGGTAGCCGCTGGTAG